TTCCGCTGCGGCCGAAAATATGGCTGCTTATTTTATGGTTTAAAGCCTTTCCATTAATGTTCTCATTGGTTCCATCGGCGTAAAAAACATTGATGCTTTCAGTGATTGAAATAGAGTAAACTACTGGTACCTGGCAAATGGTAAACCCAAGCTGATCTCTTTTTAGTTTCAGATTTTTTAATTCTCCCTTAATGGTGTAGTATTCAAATGCTTGTGCTTCAGTCAGAAACTCTTCCTTCCGGAGCAGGCAGGGGTCGAAATAAAGCTTTCCTTCCTTCACAAACACGCCTAGTTCTCCCAAGCGTGCCAGGAAATCTTCTTTCACCTGACCGGTCATACCGGGTTGCTGAGCGCCCCTGTGCTTGGGGGTGTGCGAATATGGGTCGGTGGGGAAGGCGCCATAAAGTTTGGGCGATTTGTGTACGCCAATACCCGCTTCGATCTCATAGTAATGATCAAGCAATTTGCCAACGATAACCGGATCAGCCCCTTCTTCCATGGCCTTCAGGCAGCATTCCTGCACAGCCAGCAGCAGTTTCGAAACCATATGCCAGTAAATGGAGCCCAGCCCCTCATAAGAGTAGAAAGTGCCTGAGCGGCCCGTAAAAGCTTTATGGTTGAACACCTTCTCAAAAATATCCAGCACAAGCTTCTTCTCTTTCGCTGCCAATTCCTTGTATTCGCTGGCGGCCAGCGCATTTAAGGCATTTTCAAGATCCCTGGCGTTCTTGAAATTGCCGTTGAAGTGGATTCCTCCCAGAACATCTTGTTCCACGATTTCCCTTCGTCCGACAAAAAGCATCCTTCGTATTAATTCTGATGATTGTGCATCAGGTTCAGGTATGATGTTTTTTTGTAAAAACCCCGGTAATTCTTTTTCGGGATATAAAATATAGCTGTACTGGTCTTTTCTGAAAAGGGCACTGCCTTTAATGGCGTCGAGCACATCCAAAGCCTGTTCAGCGGTCAAGTAACCCGAGCTTAAAACCGCCACCTGCCCTTCGAGCATTTCGCTCAAGTGCGAAGAAGAAACTTCGGTTTCCTTTAAAGTCAAAAGATTGTAGGCGTGGTAAAGCTTGTCAGGCCTTTGGTTGGCCCGGATTGAATGCTCAATATAATCGAGGCACACCTGCGTGAAAGTCTTTAGTCCTGAGATGGAAGAAGTTCTTTTTTTACCCCAAAAGCCGTTCTGGTAAATTTGCTGACGATAGTCTGATGCCGCCTTTCCAATGCGATCCACAATAGCTTTTCTGTCTTTATCGTTCATGGATTTTGACAGCAAGGGGCTGAACTCCTGTAAGGTTTCTCTCACACTGTGGTAGAATTCAATCAGTTCACCCGATAACTTTATGCTTTCCAGCTCTGAACGATCAACGATTTGCTGGAAAAACTTCATGAAACGGTGCAGATAGTATAGCGTAACCATTGAAACGCCGTTTCCAACGAGCGCATTATTGGCATCATTCCATTCGGGCCGCTGGGTGTTCATCCAAATACCGGCTTCAGGTATTAGGTTCGACATTTTTGCCAGCACCGTGGCCAGAATTTTTTCAATGAAGTTGACCCGGTAAATCTTTTTGTCATTGGCAGTGAGCAGGGCACCGTCCGCTCCAAGCAAATCGCGCTGTTTTCTAATAGCCAAGTCCCAATTATGATCAAATTCGATAGTGTCCTTGGGGTTTATCAGGATTTGATCGTAGGGCTTGATAAGATAGGGCACAGCGGCATACACAAACCAATCCTTGTCGAACAAGGACTGCAAATGACCGGGCTGGTGTTTTTCAATGATCTCAAAAAACTTCTGCAGGTAAATGATCTGGTGGTCACCCCAATAACCGATATACGACCAGGGATTGTCGGGCTCAATGGTTTCCCAGTCGAAGCCGTCTTTGGTTACCCTGTATGGATTATAACCATCGAAAGTGGAAGCGTTGAGGAACTTGAAAATCATCCCTTCAATAAATTCGGGATAGGAGTGGGCCAATGCTTCCCAGTTTTGAAACAAATCGCGCCAGTTGCCTTCATAATCAAGGATCTTGGACCCATCGGTTTCGTTTTGTACGTTGATGGTAAAATAGTTCCAGGGGCGGCTGGGATCTCCGTGCCTGCGGCTGAACTTTAAGGGCAGATACTCGATGGAAAGCCGCATTAAATCGGCGTCTCCGGTTTGTTGAAGAAGCTCTTTAAGCTCTAGCTGGCTGAAAACTTTCTTCAATTTTCCAATGAAGTCCTGGTGTTTGCCCACAACTTTATTATTGGCCTTTAAAAGATATTGGACAAAATCTTCCTTCTCAATCTGGTAGTTATTGTCGAAGGTTCCCCCGCGCATGATATTGAACAGGGTGTTGGAAAAATGGCGGGTATCGTTCAGTTTATCGGCGGTGCAGTGCAGGCCATCCGCGCCTGCAACCAACTGAATCAGGCTATTGGTTCCTGATTCAATATCCGCCCGGACTTGCTTGTGGAGATCGGGGTTGTCCTTAATTTCTTTGCCAAGGCTGATAATCTGCGAATGGGTTTGATTGACATTGGCAATGATCTCCCACTTTTTCGAAGCTTTAGGTGGCATCGAAATAGTACAGGAAACAAAATAAGCGCCTTTCTCACCCTTCACATCCGTTTCTCCAAAGATCTCCTGCTTCTTCCTGAAGTTGTTCAGCTGCAAGGAAGAGAGCAGGTATTTGGGTCTCTCCAGCCCCAATGACCAGGCGATGTTGGCTTTGAGTGCTTCGCTGGGTTCGGCCTTGTCAACGATTATTGCGCTGAGGGCAAAAATGCCAATTCCAGCTGAGGGTTCCAGTTCACTCCTTTTGTAGGCATCTACCAGATTGCTGGTCGATCGTTGCAGATCGCTGGGCACCCCAAATGGCATGATATTCTGAATTCCGTCAAGGAGCGTAATCTGGTAATCAGTATCCGACAGGTTGTTTAAAGAAACTTTTCTTACAAACCCAAATACCTTGGATGAGTTCCACTGGTATCTGAAAACCAGATTCAGGTCATGGTTGATCTCTTCAAAAATAATCTTATTGCCATGAACGCTTTTGTACAAATTTCGGCTAATGACATACTTGCCTGTAAACCTTTCAGAAAAAGGTTCCCAAATATGGGTGCCGCCATTGAAATGAATTTGAAAAATGGATTTGCTTCCCGTAATATCGGCCGATTCGGTTATTTTGTCGTCGGTGTAGTAAGGAAACAAAGCATATTCGGGGTTCTTGCGACCGGCAGAAAGACCGCCATTGCTCGAAACAAACATCCAGTGATTAGAGTCACTTACGATGCTCATAAAGAAGGGACGCATTGCGTCGTGATTGATAATTTTGAAATAGCTTTCATTTTCATGAGCTACGATCTCCATTTCAACCTTTTTTCCTGTAGTGTTTTTTGTTTCGCCTGAATATGCTTTGTTCATGGGGATTAATTCAGAGAATTAAACTTGGTGTTAACCCTCAAGGTTAATGTGTTTAGTCCACTTCCTGATAAACCTTCACGTAGTCGATTACCATTTTTTGCGGAAATGGGGTTTGGGGAGTTGGGAAACCGACGTAATTCCCGCCTACTGCTACATTCAATAGGATGAAAAACGGATGGTCGTAAACCCACTCACCGGGGACATCGTTGCGTTCGATCCGTTGGTACAAGTAATCATCTACAAAAAAGTCAATTTTGTCCTCATCCCACTCAATGGCAAATAGGTGGAAATCGGTGTCGAACCGGCCACTGATCAAGCCAAAGCTTTTGGTGATGGGGTTTCCGCCTGAATATCCGGGCCCGTGAATTGTGCCATGAATAATATGGGGCTCTTGTCCTCTTAGCTCCATAATATCAATTTCGCCGCACTGGGGCCAACCTACAGCCTCAATATCAGACCCCAGCAGCCAGAATGCGGGCCATAAGCCGGGCCCGTAAGGTGTCTTAATCCGGGCTTCAAAACGGCCATAGGCTTGTGAAAAAAGCCCTTGCGTTTTTATTCTTGCCGAAGTAAAACTACCTCCTGAACGTATTGCTGTAAGCACCAGGTTTCCCTGCCCATCAAGCGATACGTTTGCCGGGTTATTGGTATAAACCTGCAGTTCCTCATTGCCCCAGCCACCCAGTCCGGTGCCGAGGTCGTAGGTCCAATTTGAGGCATCAGGCAACTGCCCGGCATCACCGTCAAATTCATCGCTCCAAACCAATTGCCAGTTGCGCTGTTCCAATTTCTGAACATCGTCACGCTCACAACTCCAAAAGGCAACCAACAATAACACCAGTATGGAGATTATTCGGATTTGTTTATATTCAAATTTTGCTTTCATCAGTTCTGTATTTTATGTTTACAGGTAAGACCTGTCATGACTAGTTCTTACGGAAATAAATGTTGTCAGCGTAGAAGCTTGGAATATTTCCATTCACATCAACAAAAATGATTTGCCAAAGGGCGGTTCTGTTGCTTAAACCTGCAAAGCTTGAGAAAGGGATATCCAGGCTAATCCATTGCTGTGACTGTGATGGTGAGATAGTAGTGGTATAGAGGCCAGTACCACCTCCAGCGTCATCAACCAGTTCAATTCTGAATTGGGCGTTCGCACTCAGGGCATTGGGTAGATAAATGTCTAAATGCAGATGTGTCATTGAAGAAGCATTAACAGCGGGTGAGCTGAATTGGATGCCCACAAAATTGAAATTGGTATAGTGAAGAA
The sequence above is a segment of the Bacteroides sp. genome. Coding sequences within it:
- a CDS encoding glycoside hydrolase family 16 protein, whose translation is MKAKFEYKQIRIISILVLLLVAFWSCERDDVQKLEQRNWQLVWSDEFDGDAGQLPDASNWTYDLGTGLGGWGNEELQVYTNNPANVSLDGQGNLVLTAIRSGGSFTSARIKTQGLFSQAYGRFEARIKTPYGPGLWPAFWLLGSDIEAVGWPQCGEIDIMELRGQEPHIIHGTIHGPGYSGGNPITKSFGLISGRFDTDFHLFAIEWDEDKIDFFVDDYLYQRIERNDVPGEWVYDHPFFILLNVAVGGNYVGFPTPQTPFPQKMVIDYVKVYQEVD